From Ascochyta rabiei chromosome 16, complete sequence, the proteins below share one genomic window:
- a CDS encoding 60S ribosomal protein L9B encodes MKYIHSEELLEIPAGVSVSIKTRNVVVEGPRGKLTKSLGHLAVSFTHPKKDLIKIELHHGSRKSVATLRTVRTLINNLIIGVTKGYKYKMRYVYAHFPINVNIEQNKETDQFEVEIRNFIGEKLVRRVVMRPGVTVEASKNQKDELQLTGNSLEDVSQSAADIQQICKVRNKDIRKFLDGLYVSERGNIEEDA; translated from the exons ATGAAGTACAT CCACTCCGAGGAATTGCTCGAAATCCCCGCGGGGGTCAGCGTCTCCATCAAGACCAGGAACGTTGTCGTTGAGG GCCCTCGTGGCAAGCTCACCAAGTCCCTCGGTCACTTGGCTGTCTCCTTCACCCATCCCAAGAAGGACCTCATCAAGATCGAGCTCCACCACGGCTCGCGCAAGAGCGTCGCTACCCTCCGCACCGTCCGCACTCTCATCAACAACCTGATCATCGGTGTCACCAAGGGCTACAAGTACAAGATGCGCTACGTCTACGCCCATTTCCCCATCAACGTCAACATCGAGCAGAACAAGGAGACCGACCAATTCGAGGTTGAGATCAGGAACTTCATTGGCGAGAAGCTTGTACGAAGAGTTGTCATGAGGCCCGGTGTGACCGTCGAGGCATCGAAGAACCAGAAGGATGAGCTGCAGCTCACCGGAAAC TCCCTCGAGGATGTTTCCCAGTCTGCCGCCGACATCCAGCAGATCTGCAAGGTCCGCAACAAGGATATCCGAAAGTTCTTGGACGGTCTCTACGTCTCGGAGCGCGGCAACATCGAGGAGGACGCTTAA